One Chiloscyllium plagiosum isolate BGI_BamShark_2017 chromosome 34, ASM401019v2, whole genome shotgun sequence genomic window carries:
- the zbtb48 gene encoding telomere zinc finger-associated protein isoform X1 yields the protein MEDHFSKHSKRILHALNKQREDGKFCDVTLDLGGRCLNAHRSILACCSNFFHNIYGAGTSAEVNLPDSCTSVLGLLFDFIYTGELRLTQTNVSEVLSAAELLSIPDAVQACHHYQQKFVENESSEETSCSQTTTEDRSVKVPIEPTKHSGDVGVPVKQITVTQIRHFGRKNNKCNDKQTLNLLTDKQKDKIRAFAIQKRSRESLIFPGSQNCNQVKGKEGGLRDNNEENSHETTNGNSNSTMDIDLVKVEEDEEDEDMNDRGELDHDYIPARHICKKPRKDTTQGLDRQKLKASEPANRRNDPAECPTCHKKFLSKYYLKVHNRKHTGEKPFKCTKCGKCYFRKENLLKHEARNCVTRTGVVYTCHECSKTFKGRTELRNHLVSHTGEMPFKCSSCPQQFMQKKDLQIHMIKCHGAPKPYPCSTCSKCFLTRSDLHVHELSRHQREKLFVCEECGHRASTRHGLQLHIKSKHRNERPYICEFCNRGFTQKGNLNVHRRTHTGEKPFQCHLCGKTFRIQASLDKHNRTHTGERPFSCQVCSQTFTERGPLHRHMASKHQEGRPHYCDICGKTFKAIDQLRVHVGRHKGVRKFECSECGYKFTRQAHLRRHMEIHGRVENYNPRQRRLRNLIITDEKEEGAESDTNTETCTTSLSDQVLSTTAIKTNPCTETPELLPHRLTGIGSYQLQENVELAIGHKQLPRASIKISPSLEGETAIGHHCSPSK from the exons ATGGAAGACCATTTTTCCAAACACAGCAAGAGGATACTTCATGCATTGAACAAACAACGGGAAGACGGTAAATTTTGCGATGTTACACTGGACCTGGGTGGCCGTTGCTTAAACGCACACCGTAGTATCTTGGCATGTTGTAGTAATTTCTTCCACAATATTTATGGAGCTGGCACATCTGCTGAAGTCAATCTTCCTGATAGTTGCACTAGTGTCTTGGGCCTTCTGTTTGACTTTATATACACAGGTGAGCTTCGGTTGACCCAAACAAATGTCTCTGAAGTGCTCAGTGCAGCAGAACTCCTTTCAATCCCTGATGCTGTTCAGGCTTGTCACCATTATCAGCAGAAATTTGTTGAAAATGAGAGTAGTGAAGAAACTTCATGCAGCCAAACAACCACTGAAGATAGATCTGTGAAAGTACCAATAGAACCTACCAAACATTCTGGAGATGTTGGAGTTCCTGTAAAACAAATCACTGTCACACAAATCagacattttggcagaaagaacaaCAAATGCAATGATAAACAAACACTCAACTTGCTTACTGACAAGCAGAAAGATAAAATAAGAGCCTTTGCTATTCAGAAAAGGTCTAGAGAATCCTTGATCTTCCCAGGAAGCCAAAACTGTAATCAGGTAAAGGGCAAGGAAGGTGGCTTAAGAGACAACAATGAGGAGAACAGTCATGAGACCACCAATGGGAACAGCAACTCTACAATGGACATAGACCTGGTCAAAGTCGAAGAAGATGAGGAGGATGAAGATATGAATGACAGAGGAGAACTGGACCATGACTACATTCCAGCCAGGCACATTTGTAAGAAACCGAGAAAAGATACCACACAAGGACTGGACAGACAGAAGCTCAAAGCCTCAGAACCAGCAAACAGAAGGAATGATCCTGCAGAGTGTCCAACTTGTCATAAGAAGTTTCTCAGCAAATATTACCTCAAAGTTCACAACAG GAAGCATACAGGAGAAAAACCATTTAAATGCACCAAGTGTGGAAAGTGTTActtcaggaaagaaaatttaCTTAAACACGAGGCCAGGAACTGTGTGACCAGGACAGGCGTG GTTTACACTTGTCATGAGTGTAGCAAGACATTTAAAGGACGGACGGAGTTGAGGAACCACCTGGTATCTCACACAGGTGAGATGCCCTTCAAG TGCTCCTCATGCCCTCAGCAGTTCATGCAGAAAAAAGACCTGCAAATTCACATGATCAAATGTCATGGAGCTCCAAAACCATACCCG TGCTCCACTTGCTCCAAATGTTTCCTTACTCGCAGTGACCTGCATGTGCATGAACTGTCCAGGCACCAGAGGGAGAAGCTGTTTGTGTGCGAGGAATGTGGTCACAGAGCTTCCACTCGTCATGGTCTGCAGTTGCACATAAAATCCAAGCACAG GAATGAGCGGCCCTATATTTGTGAATTCTGCAACAGAGGATTCACACAGAAGGGGAATCTGAACGTCCATCGACGGACACACACGGGCGAGAAGCCCTTCCAGTGCCATTTATGTGGGAAAACGTTCAGGATTCAAG CAAGCTTGGACAAACACAACAGGACTCATACAGGTGAACGGCCATTCAGCTGTCAGGTCTGTAGCCAGACCTTTACAGAGAGGGGTCCTCTCCATCGTCACATGGCCAGCAAGCATCAGGAAGGGCGGCCACATTACTGCGATATCTGTGGCAAAACCTTTAAAG CCATTGATCAGTTGCGTGTACATGTGGGGAGACACAAAGGGGTGAGGAAATTTGAGTGCAGTGAATGTGGCTATAAATTCACTCGACAG GCTCACTTGAGGCGACACATGGAGATTCATGGACGGGTAGAAAACTACAACCCCCGTCAGCGAAGGTTACGCAACCTGATCATCACTGATGAGAAAGAGGAAGGTGCAGAGAGtgacacaaacacagaaacatgcaCGACCAGCCTATCAGACCAGGTCCTATCCACCACAGCCATAAAGACTAATCCGTGCACAGAAACTCCAGAACTTTTACCTCATAGGTTGACAGGCATCGGAAGTTACCAATTACAAGAGAATGTGGAGCTGGCCATTG GTCACAAGCAACTTCCTAGAGCCTCAATCAAAATTTCACCTTCATTGGAAGGAGAGACAGCTATCGGACATCACTGTAGCCCATCTAAATAA
- the zbtb48 gene encoding telomere zinc finger-associated protein isoform X2: MEDHFSKHSKRILHALNKQREDGKFCDVTLDLGGRCLNAHRSILACCSNFFHNIYGAGTSAEVNLPDSCTSVLGLLFDFIYTGELRLTQTNVSEVLSAAELLSIPDAVQACHHYQQKFVENESSEETSCSQTTTEDRSVKVPIEPTKHSGDVGVPVKQITVTQIRHFGRKNNKCNDKQTLNLLTDKQKDKIRAFAIQKRSRESLIFPGSQNCNQVKGKEGGLRDNNEENSHETTNGNSNSTMDIDLVKVEEDEEDEDMNDRGELDHDYIPARHICKKPRKDTTQGLDRQKLKASEPANRRNDPAECPTCHKKFLSKYYLKVHNRKHTGEKPFKCTKCGKCYFRKENLLKHEARNCVTRTGVVYTCHECSKTFKGRTELRNHLVSHTGEMPFKCSSCPQQFMQKKDLQIHMIKCHGAPKPYPCSTCSKCFLTRSDLHVHELSRHQREKLFVCEECGHRASTRHGLQLHIKSKHRNERPYICEFCNRGFTQKGNLNVHRRTHTGEKPFQCHLCGKTFRIQASLDKHNRTHTGERPFSCQVCSQTFTERGPLHRHMASKHQEGRPHYCDICGKTFKAIDQLRVHVGRHKGVRKFECSECGYKFTRQAHLRRHMEIHGRVENYNPRQRRLRNLIITDEKEEGAESDTNTETCTTSLSDQVLSTTAIKTNPCTETPELLPHRLTGIGSYQLQENVELAIGMTDMSQATS, encoded by the exons ATGGAAGACCATTTTTCCAAACACAGCAAGAGGATACTTCATGCATTGAACAAACAACGGGAAGACGGTAAATTTTGCGATGTTACACTGGACCTGGGTGGCCGTTGCTTAAACGCACACCGTAGTATCTTGGCATGTTGTAGTAATTTCTTCCACAATATTTATGGAGCTGGCACATCTGCTGAAGTCAATCTTCCTGATAGTTGCACTAGTGTCTTGGGCCTTCTGTTTGACTTTATATACACAGGTGAGCTTCGGTTGACCCAAACAAATGTCTCTGAAGTGCTCAGTGCAGCAGAACTCCTTTCAATCCCTGATGCTGTTCAGGCTTGTCACCATTATCAGCAGAAATTTGTTGAAAATGAGAGTAGTGAAGAAACTTCATGCAGCCAAACAACCACTGAAGATAGATCTGTGAAAGTACCAATAGAACCTACCAAACATTCTGGAGATGTTGGAGTTCCTGTAAAACAAATCACTGTCACACAAATCagacattttggcagaaagaacaaCAAATGCAATGATAAACAAACACTCAACTTGCTTACTGACAAGCAGAAAGATAAAATAAGAGCCTTTGCTATTCAGAAAAGGTCTAGAGAATCCTTGATCTTCCCAGGAAGCCAAAACTGTAATCAGGTAAAGGGCAAGGAAGGTGGCTTAAGAGACAACAATGAGGAGAACAGTCATGAGACCACCAATGGGAACAGCAACTCTACAATGGACATAGACCTGGTCAAAGTCGAAGAAGATGAGGAGGATGAAGATATGAATGACAGAGGAGAACTGGACCATGACTACATTCCAGCCAGGCACATTTGTAAGAAACCGAGAAAAGATACCACACAAGGACTGGACAGACAGAAGCTCAAAGCCTCAGAACCAGCAAACAGAAGGAATGATCCTGCAGAGTGTCCAACTTGTCATAAGAAGTTTCTCAGCAAATATTACCTCAAAGTTCACAACAG GAAGCATACAGGAGAAAAACCATTTAAATGCACCAAGTGTGGAAAGTGTTActtcaggaaagaaaatttaCTTAAACACGAGGCCAGGAACTGTGTGACCAGGACAGGCGTG GTTTACACTTGTCATGAGTGTAGCAAGACATTTAAAGGACGGACGGAGTTGAGGAACCACCTGGTATCTCACACAGGTGAGATGCCCTTCAAG TGCTCCTCATGCCCTCAGCAGTTCATGCAGAAAAAAGACCTGCAAATTCACATGATCAAATGTCATGGAGCTCCAAAACCATACCCG TGCTCCACTTGCTCCAAATGTTTCCTTACTCGCAGTGACCTGCATGTGCATGAACTGTCCAGGCACCAGAGGGAGAAGCTGTTTGTGTGCGAGGAATGTGGTCACAGAGCTTCCACTCGTCATGGTCTGCAGTTGCACATAAAATCCAAGCACAG GAATGAGCGGCCCTATATTTGTGAATTCTGCAACAGAGGATTCACACAGAAGGGGAATCTGAACGTCCATCGACGGACACACACGGGCGAGAAGCCCTTCCAGTGCCATTTATGTGGGAAAACGTTCAGGATTCAAG CAAGCTTGGACAAACACAACAGGACTCATACAGGTGAACGGCCATTCAGCTGTCAGGTCTGTAGCCAGACCTTTACAGAGAGGGGTCCTCTCCATCGTCACATGGCCAGCAAGCATCAGGAAGGGCGGCCACATTACTGCGATATCTGTGGCAAAACCTTTAAAG CCATTGATCAGTTGCGTGTACATGTGGGGAGACACAAAGGGGTGAGGAAATTTGAGTGCAGTGAATGTGGCTATAAATTCACTCGACAG GCTCACTTGAGGCGACACATGGAGATTCATGGACGGGTAGAAAACTACAACCCCCGTCAGCGAAGGTTACGCAACCTGATCATCACTGATGAGAAAGAGGAAGGTGCAGAGAGtgacacaaacacagaaacatgcaCGACCAGCCTATCAGACCAGGTCCTATCCACCACAGCCATAAAGACTAATCCGTGCACAGAAACTCCAGAACTTTTACCTCATAGGTTGACAGGCATCGGAAGTTACCAATTACAAGAGAATGTGGAGCTGGCCATTGGTATGACAGACAT GTCACAAGCAACTTCCTAG